In Cryptomeria japonica unplaced genomic scaffold, Sugi_1.0 HiC_scaffold_291, whole genome shotgun sequence, one genomic interval encodes:
- the LOC131078750 gene encoding bifunctional isopimaradiene synthase, chloroplastic-like — protein MAPILFAPLIPVSTVNTKCLRFGNYSRAKSLAWRNIPSAVVGEDAKSLQAYYGKPDYVQSVSTFVAPSDEMDKRIEELVAEIKAIFNSMEDGEISPSPYDTAWVARISAIDGSAKPQFPQMVDWILHNQLPDGSWGENRRFLACDRLLNTLSCIATLAFWGVGNNQVNRGIEFLKGNTEGMIKEALGHHRSKGFEIVFPALLNQAKLLGLDLPYEVPIIKQINEKRDSELKKVSFEELHSHPSTMLQCLEGIQEVVDWKNILKLQSQDGSFSSSPASTACVFMQTGDNKCLRFLTSLVAKFGDHVPSIYPVDIAERLRAVDSVESLGLERHFQTEIKQAMDYVFHYWSERGIGLGRESLVPDIDITATAFRLLRTFGYTVSSDALQNIKSEAEELSKRSGDENCAGIIAILSLYRCSQLNFPGENVMREIGAFAEDYLARSLESKNFCQAKAVKENLRQEIEYALSARWNRNMPRLMARNHIVAFNPDDLWLGKTLYRLPKASNDKYLELAKLDFNSIQAKLRSEIQHIKRWYKECKFPQLHFTRHREVAVYWTSSVVMFEQQYTDCRLDFTKAGILGVITDDLYDTYATLQQLKLFNEAFERWDPLQIDQLPEDMKIVFMGFYNTLTDISERAREVQGRDVLPYLRQQWLNLLFSFTKEREWMERSYPPLLDEYWENAKVSIAMESTILTPIFSTGDILPDHILGKLDFLNLVSETGRLMNDFRTFQRERDRGELASFVQCYMNEHPGCTEEEALNYMEEVNEEALTQLNYHFLMRADIPKRYRTLLFNTARIMQIIYRKEDGFLNAAEDLEDSIKKSLYEPVL, from the exons ATGGCCCCAATTTTGTTTGCACCGCTCATTCCAGTTTCGACGGTTAATACTAAATGTTTGCGTTTTGGAAATTATTCGCGTGCAAAGAGTCTGG CTTGGCGCAACATCCCATCTGCTGTTGTCGGAGAGGATGCGAAGAGTCTTCAGG CTTATTACGGGAAGCCAGATTACGTTCAATCTGTTTCAACATTTGTG GCACCCTCGGATGAGATGGATAAGAGAATAGAGGAATTGGTTGCAGAGATCAAAGCTATATTTAATTCGATGGAAGATGGGGAAATAAGTCCCTCTCCATACGATACTGCGTGGGTAGCGAGGATTTCTGCAATTGATGGCTCCGCTAAACCCCAGTTTCCTCAAATGGTGGACTGGATTCTTCACAATCAGTTACCCGACGGTTCTTGGGGAGAGAATCGTCGTTTTTTAGCTTGTGATAGATTACtcaatactctttcctgcatagcTACTCTAGCCTTCTGGGGCGTTGGAAATAACCAAGTGAACAGAG GTATTGAGTTCTTAAAGGGTAATACAGAAGGAATGATTAAAGAAGCACTAGGTCATCATCGATCGAAAGGATTCGAGATAGTCTTTCCTGCGCTGTTAAATCAAGCCAAACTTTTGGGTTTAGATCTTCCTTATGAGGTACCTATCATAAAGCAAATCAACGAAAAGCGGGACTCCGAATTAAAAAA AGTATCTTTTGAAGAGCTGCACAGCCATCCCTCAACAATGTTGCAGTGTCTGGAAGGGATACAAGAAGTAGTAGATTGGAAAAATATCCTGAAACTGCAATCCCAGGATGGATCTTTCTCAAGCTCCCCAGCATCTACAGCTTGCGTATTTATGCAAACAGGAGACAACAAATGCCTAAGGTTTTTGACAAGCCTTGTTGCAAAGTTTGGAGATCATG TACCGAGCATTTATCCAGTGGATATAGCGGAGCGTTTGAGAGCCGTGGATAGTGTTGAAAGTCTTGGCCTCGAACGCCATTTCCAAACGGAGATTAAACAAGCCATGGACTATGTGTTCCA TTACTGGAGTGAAAGAGGCATTGGATTAGGAAGAGAGAGCCTGGTTCCAGATATTGATATTACAGCCACTGCCTTCAGGCTTCTCAGAACGTTCGGCTACACTGTATCTTCTG ACGCTCTGCAAAACATCAAAAGCGAGGCTGAAGAGCTTTCTAAGCGGTCCGGTGACGAAAACTGCGCAGGAATAATCGCCATACTCAGCCTGTATAGATGTTCACAGCTTAACTTTCCGGGCGAAAACGTAATGAGAGAAATCGGTGCATTTGCAGAAGATTACTTGGCCAGATCCCTGGAAAGCAAGAACTTTTGTCAAGCGAAGGCTGTGAAGGAAAACCTTCGCCAAGAG ATCGAATATGCTCTGTCTGCTCGGTGGAATAGAAATATGCCAAGGCTGATGGCTAGAAATCACATAGTAGCGTTTAATCCCGATGATCTATGGCTGGGGAAGACATTATATCG ATTGCCAAAAGCGAGCAACGACAAGTATTTAGAATTGGCCAAACTCGACTTCAACAGCATTCAGGCTAAACTCAGATCTGAAATACAACATATAAAGAG ATGGTACAAGGAATGCAAATTCCCGCAGTTGCATTTTACTCGTCACAGAGAAGTGGCAGTTTACTGGACCTCTTCAGTGGTGATGTTTGAACAACAATACACCGACTGTAGACTCGATTTTACAAAAGCCGGAATCCTGGGTGTTATCACAGACGACCTCTATGACACCTATGCAACTCTGCAACAACTCAAGCTTTTCAATGAAGCTTTCGAAAG ATGGGATCCATTGCAAATCGACCAATTGCCAGAGGACATGAAAATAGTTTTCATGGGTTTCTATAATACTTTGACCGATATATCCGAACGTGCACGGGAGGTTCAAGGACGTGATGTGCTTCCTTACCTGCGCCAACAG TGGTTGAATCTGTTGTTCAGTTTCACAAAAGAAAGAGAATGGATGGAAAGAAGTTATCCGCCATTATTAGATGAATATTGGGAGAATGCCAAAGTGTCGATAGCAATGGAATCAACTATCCTGACGCCAATATTTTCTACGGGAGACATTCTTCCTGATCACATTCTCGGGAAACTTGACTTTCTTAATCTCGTCAGTGAGACAGGCCGTCTCATGAACGATTTCAGAACTTTCCAG AGGGAAAGAGATCGCGGGGAATTGGCTTCATTCGTACAATGTTACATGAATGAGCACCCTGGATGCACTGAAGAAGAGGCCCTGAATTACATGGAAGAAGTGAACGAAGAGGCTCTTACTCAATTGAACTACCACTTTTTAATGCGTGCAGACATACCCAAGCGTTACAGAACACTTCTTTTCAACACGGCCCGGATAATGCAAATTATTTACAGGAAGGAAGACGGCTTTCTAAATGCCGCGGAGGACCTTGAAGATTCCATTAAAAAGTCTCTGTATGAACCAGTGCTGTAA